GTCTGTTAGAATTACCcaaattatttttgatttactaaatgccagaatattgAGAGAAGCATTATTTTTGACAACAATTATTGCTTTTGTcatattcagaagtttacatacccTAAAATCagcctttaaacaatttggtaACACCCAGATGATGATGCCCGGACTTTCCACAAAACTGCTTAAAAAGTCTAcggagctacaatagaaagtgttttatgtctcagcataactgtgtgttATGCTCCACGGTGCAGAAGAGGAACGATTTAGCACGGGTGGGgagaacagcgcaggggattgtgggatgccttCTACAGCAGTTGGCGTTATCCATCCACAGAGGACTTAATTCGAAGCCCCAGAGAATATGAAAGTGAAAAACTGATGCAGCAGGCTAGTCCCATTTGCTAAAATTTAATTACAGCAACTCCAAATGGTCTTCAGTGGTTTCCCCCACGTAGTTGAACACATGCCTGAAAACATCGGGCTACGCTTCTTATGAGATGACGGATGATGTCCAGGAGaatctcctcccagatcctgaccagggcatCATTGATCTCATGGACAGTCTCAGGGGAAACCTGGTGGCGTCAGATGGACGTAAATATGTTGCCTCAGAGATGTTCTGTTAAATTTAGTTCAGGTGAGTGCGGAGGCCAGTCAAAGGTATTGGTTCCTTCATCCTCCAGAGACTGCCTTACGAGGCCAGGATTTCACATGCACCAagaggaacccaggacccactGCAGCAGCAGAGGGTCTAACAAAGGGGCAAAAGATTTCATCAAACCTTCTGGCAACGCCACGTTTTGATGggccatcctggtggagttgaTGTGCCTGTGTGACCTCTGTAGAGCCAGGTAGCACGTCATGGTACCAGTATTGACACTGACCAAATGCACTATCAAATGCAGAACTAGTGAAAAGCAGTCAAAAGATGAGAAAGTGTGTGTTGCCTCCATATAGTGCCCCTAACACCAGAACAGCTTACTCTGATTAACAACCCCCTTTGCTACTGAACTAGCCAGATCAATATTGCTTGATATAATACTTTGATTACAAAGTGTTCCTTTACTTTTTTGGGCAGCGTATGTATAGTCATATTCAGTATGGTTGTTTTCCAATGACACTCtgtttcattaagcccacatttttgtattagaaaagagttattttattatttgatgtattattctaatcttaaatttcattgtttcaaattgttttttattgttatagGCAGCCTTATCTTTCGCTGCTTGCAATGGTAGATCTAAATCCGACCCTCTGATTCACTTTGAAATTAGAACCATGTGCTCGTTGTGATTTATACATGTGCTCCTAAATTAATTAGAAAACGACTGAAAAGTTAATGCATTTCAATAATTCAGTTCAACAAGTGAAACTCCTATGTGGATTCCCTTACACACAGAGGTGGGTTTAAAgtgtttctgttcattttaatgGTTATGGCTTCCAACTAAACACTACAAAGTCAGTTTTTCAGACAAGTCACAACAAATTATTACTTTTGATAGAAAATTTTATAGCCTACTGTTCAGAGTGAAGTAGCCAAGCATATCAATacaaagttgagtggaagaaaaattacaCACTTTTTAGTGGGCCAATGATTGTGTATCAATATTTGTATTGGCCTAAAGCAATATTCATCTTTCTGAGATGATTTGAGGTTTTCATCTCTTGTAGAAATTAATCATATGAATTAACATAAACACTTGAAGTTTATCGTTTCAAGGAATCCACAAAAGAATTTGCCTTTTTATCCCAAATAAGTTAAGATAAACCTTTAACTGATATTCTAACTTATTGATATGCAGCTGTAGACACTTTCTGTAGTACCACTTTTCTCTCGTCCTCCATAGGATCTGAtgcatatttaaataaacaaagcctggactttgacgataaataaaaaaaaaaaatgtgttgggcTAACAGCTCAAAATCCAAACTGGCTTACAGAACCTGATGCACTGGTTTCAAAGCAGGATCGCTGGCATTAAAGGTACAACGATacttttaaatattcaaaaagAAATCTTTACCAAACAACAAACAGCACCAAATtattgatagttttttttttatttggacccTACAAACCTTATAAAACCCAGGAAGTTTCAaatttaaataacaattttCTTTTATCAACAGATCTAAAACAACATGGTAACAGAAACTCTAATCAAACAAGGGATGAGTTAACAAATGTGACACTTGTAAAGTGCATATCATTTGGTCAACATTAAAGACTTTAACAATTTAACACTCGGGCcaaactaaatttaaaaaaaatatagaaagtgTGTTGTAATTAGCCAAAAACACGGTCCAACATTCTTGAAATTGGGAATACTGGATATATTGGTTAATTGCGATGGTCCAGCCTCAGGAAGCATTTCGCAATTAAAGAACATCGGCTTAGCGTAACTGTATCTAGATCAATTTGATTGGTGATTATATATCAGGAATATGCTGCTTGTTCTCCAaagattaaatactttgttaGGTTTCAATATGTACCATCATTTACAGCGCACAGGCAACAAAATTCCATCCTGTTATAAAGATTATCTTGAAAACCAGCAGTAAAATTTTACATTCATCAGCAGGACTAGTTTCAATGTAGAATATAAGCAAACACTTTAAAGATTACAAACATCCTTCAAATGAGCTATTGGCAAAGAGAtctcaaaataaaatgggaacCTTTAAAGCAGagataaataacagaaaacgaCCAGCTTGGAGCTATGTacgcaaaaacacacacaggtgaTGAACAGGTAAACGGAGCTAAGatgtgacatttcagacatgCCTGCCCTTGTGCAAACACGCCCACAGACTTTCACAGTGTATCCGAACTAAAAGAGCTAAGCAGTCCAGAACAGACCCTCGGGGGGCCATCAGCGCATGCGGAGGCATAAAGACCCGACACGGGAGCTTTTTAGTTGGGAATATCTGCGCTGTTGCTGCGGGTGTCGTATTTATGGTGGATGACGAGCAGGACGACACCCAGGAAGAAGCAGATGGAGCCCACGGTCATGTAGGCGATGCCCAGGAAGGGGTTCTTCCCTCCCATCCAGGAAATGGTGCTCAGGATCATCCGCTTCCGGCCGTCAAAGCTGCGCACGGGGTAGTCTGGTAGCATGAAGTTAAAGTAAtagtcattgaaacatacaatacaacgaaatttgttctctgcttttaaaccatcacccttggggagcagggtgctgccatgtgtggcacctggggagcaatctggggttaagggtcttgctcatggacccagagtgcaggcgctggggattgaaccgggtacttgcatccttctctgagtgccagcgcgctgctctaaccactaggccaacactccccatacaccgagacacagctcggtaggcaatttggggttaagtgccttgcccaggggcaaatcgacatgtggcaaggggaaccaacaaccttctgattgccagacgactactcaacccgtcaagccacagtcgccctagGGAGAGAAAGGGAGAGAACATTCTCGGCGGCCTAAAGAAATAACTTTCAAGTGATAATTAAAGAGTTCATccaaatgtatgtttatttatttaagtttttttttttaaagatgtgaaCATTTTTCTTTGGCAATCAGCCTATTGTTGGAGCCTGAATATTAAAATGGCTTCAGCCCAACTGTGAAAAGGAAATGACTGCGGGTTTTAGGGGTTTGGTTATATTGAGTTATCTTTCTGATCAAAGcttaaaaggtttttctttttcatttaaatgtctCTTATGTTAAACACTTTGGATTGACCTGTGTGTGAATGGTGATATATGAATAAACTTGCCCTGTCTTGGTTGACGTGTCTTTTTCCGAAATGGTCCGGACCAAATTCTATAGAACGTAATATGCCAATTATCAGAGGAAATTTTAAGTTTTCATTACCTGTAAGACAtgataaaaattaacaaatgtcCAAAATCAATCTATATTTCGAGTTTTGTTCTTGAATTGACAtaaaaattttattaatttataaatacgtatttataaatgtatccTGTCCCACTCAATTggatttttaactgttttatccTGTTTCTATAATCGGTTCCCTGGCTGAAGGAGAAGCCATTCTGTGTTACTGCATTTGGTTGAATAGCTGAAAGTGACAAAATACTTAAAGACcattcataaaatacatcattgAAAGCTTCATCTTATGGTGTGTTTTGAATGGACCGTAAAGGATACTGTAAGTGATTTTCAAGGTGTATCTGCCGCTGGGTAAAGTCAAACTTGTGTCTGGCTTCTTGTGGATGATGCGATAGAGCTTCCTAAAGGTGGGCAGAGCGGCCGTGCGCATCCACACGATGAAGTCTTCGTTGATGAAGCCATTATTTTCAGGGTCTGATGGGTCCAGCTCGTACACCGGCTTCCTCCAGTTCACTGGCTTAGCTGTGCCTGAGAGGGAGCAAGCCAAATACAACATAGTCAATAGTATTACAGTAAATGTAAAATCATACTGTACTGTGTTTTGCAAAGCTCACCTTTGAAACGTTCtgtaaggttttctttttcatttccaGGATTCCTGAACTTCACGTTCTTATCCGTCCACCATGCGATGCCCTTCTTCACCAGAGAAACTGCACGTGTGGTGCCGTTGGCATCAACGTAAAACAGCTCCAGGGTGTCTGATGGCAAAAGATCAAATCTACTCTTTATAAAACGCACGCCTGGCAAGTAAGCGTAGCTTTTAGAAACTAAATAACCAGACTGGAGCTATGTGCACAGCTTTTATAAGAAGTTTTAATGCCACGGCTCACCATTAAAAAGGCTGTTTGCTATGGCTCCACATGGCGCTATGGGTTCTTTAGTCGAGCTTGTACGATATGGATCACATTCCTTGCTGGGGTTCTGGGGAGGGggagaaaatttttttttagcaggatgAAAATAGCTGGTTTCTCTAGAAGACatgtaagaataaaaataaattcccaCCATTAGAGACTTTTGATCACCATTTAGTTGGCTGTCGTCTCTGGACTTCACATAACGCCTGTGGTTCTGGTAGAAGTTGGATAGGCCGTAGTACATGTAGACATTGCTCTGTTGAGAAGACAGAAAGTCCATTCAGATAAGGCTTTATCCAAGTTAGAATTTAACACAAAAATAGACAACAATAGATAAGTAACCAGTTTACCTTATCCGGGggggaaaataaacagaaaagaaagcagaaaacCCCAGGTACCTGTAGACTTTATGAATAATCAATAACAGTCCCTTAAAAGTGGAACTGCATAATTAATAAGtgcataaatcaataaaaaagcagcttttaagcAGACCTTGGATGTTCTTTTTTAGACTCCAAATTGATCCTAATGGACAATCagtgtttgtttgattttctgggggggggggggggggggggggggggtttattGCAGAAGCAGCATTTGCGGTATTGAATGCAGAGGCTTGAATAATTCACTGTGTCTATATTGGTCTAAACTGGTGCAGGACATGAGCTCACCTCGAACGGCTGCTCCAGTGTGAAGTTCACGGTGCAGACGCACGGTGTTGTGATGTTCCAGGAGAAGTTTGCGGCGCATTCGTAACACGGACTGTCGGGCTCCACACCAGTGTAATCAATCTGAGatggagagaaaacaaaaacattagaagCTGGGTCAACTGCTAAACCCAGGAAGTGCAGGCATACGCAATCAATAGACATAAATGTGAAGGTagaataaattataaaacatgtaaaaataaataaatgctatatttaaacatatcttGATAAATATAATGTTATGTCTATGATTTAAACTAATTGGTATATTTTAAGTctattggtttatttttatatatatatatatatatatatatatatatatatatatatatatatatatatatatatatatatatatatatggtttaaatattgcttttatggtgctttattgtgtttttgtttttattacactTTGGGAACTGTTTTTAACTGCCTGCTATTGTAGCACTTTAATATtgtatttgaaatgtaaagtgcattataattaaaatgtattgttactattattattattagtagtagtagtagtagtagtagtagtagtagtagtattagggATATTTATATaagtctgcttttattttgaaatctgtCAGTTTTGGTTCTCCATAACTCTAATATAAACATTGTTGAGCATTTTAACAATGTCAAACGATATTGAAATTTCAATTAATTTGCTACAAAAaggagatagatagatagatagatagatagatagatagatagatagatagatagatagatagatagatttataCAAGTTGTTATAAACGTCCTGTATAAAAAATTATGaacaactgttttaaaaaagttgTTGGTGCATTTTAGAGTTACTTCATGGTTCTCTGTGAACCTTTCCACCTATGAGTTATTATCATCTTAATAATTACGTTGAATGCAATTAAGTCTAGAGAAACAACTTACACTATAACACGTTAACACAATAGTTATGAaagcatttttgttgttgtaaacaAAATCCACTGGTTTCGTTGTCAAGCAAACCCAAGTcaattcaactttttttcctcGTTTAAAGATATTTAACCCAAGTTCTTACAGAAATCCAGCAAACAGAGTGAGATAAATGTTTAAACAAAGGCAGAGCAGTAgctctgaaataaaatcaaggCTCAAAGGGTTGGTTGACGTGAACTGTAACTGTACCTCCTTCTCCTTTATGTTGTTTGAAGTCACATATAGGCCGATCCCGATAGGGATGAAGATGAGTCCGATAACGAAGAAAGCGGGCAGCACGGTGCCCGCAGTCAGGATAGGCTGCCAGGCTGGGAGTCTCTGCTGTTTGAACGCTGTGTTGTCCGGCTTTTTATTTTTCGCAGCCCCCGGTCCGCCGTGAGTGGAAGATCCCGAAGGGTGTCCGTCCTCTTCCTTAGCGTTGTAGCTCGACGccatcatagtttttttttccgttCAGCTTCGGGCGAAACTAATCCTCAGCAGTTGACAACCGGTAGTTTTTCGGTAATCCCGCACGGCGAACAGGGCGAAACGTTAGAGAAGCTGAAATGTTGTTTGGAGGAGTGAAATTCTGCCTATATCTGATCCAGATATCGACTCATAATGTTGTTAGTTTCACCTGTTTAGGGAACCTGAACCCGGACGAAGAAGCAGGAAGCCCCCGGACCAATGAAATGACGGAACGGGGAATTGACGTCATCGCAGAAGCTAAAGCCGCCTCCCGTACTCGCTCGTTACCAGTTAACCGGTGAATGGCCCGGCCAGAAGTATGTTGAGCGGGGGGGAAAGGAGTATTCCTCTTAAATTCCACTGGGAAGGGTTTTCGGCGGATGAGGTGAAACCCAAATTCAGTAACACAACAACCCATTAGGATTAAAATTTCTGCCCACAACAAAACAAGTATAAGAAATATAGCCCACAGCCTACTTCCCTGCCGAGCTAAACTTTGGGCTGCGCTTAATGCAACCATTTTGTCGTAATGTTGCTGCTTTTGCCACAGGATCTGTATAAAGCGCAGCTgacttgtttttctctttttttttctctcgatATAACGTAGAATAAAAACTTCGCATCCCGGCGCACCGTTTGCTTCACCAGCGTGAAAATGAAGCTGAGCCACAGCGTGTCTCAAAAACCGTgggtttttttctaatattctGCACTTAAGGAGCATTCTATTTTACAAATGGATGACAAACATTGAAAGATCTTAATTAAAAAGTAATTCATTGGCAAATTATATAGAGCCTATTGGACATTCTAATCTTAAAAAGACGCGCAGGCTCTAGTAAACAACACCTGTTAAATGTCGATCCACAGAGCAAGACCAAATTGGCACTTTTTTCATATGCTCGGAAACAATACTAACGtttcttaaaaataatttctgcaaATCCGCCTGAAACCTGAAAACAAGGGCTCTTTTTGTGACAAAGACAGTGCTGGTGTAACATTTAGTTACCCATCGTGCTTCCGTTTTGACATGACTTGCACAACTAATTTGAAAACCAAATttgtatggaaaaaaaaaatcttggttgCCGTTTACACTTCGACCCAGTCTTAAGCCTCTTATTTGTAGAATCAAATCAGTGTAGAATCAGTGTTACGTGTTTCTTCGCTACAGATCTGACTGACTTGCCCTTCTTGTGATTTCATCAGatgcttaaaaaaacatcagctggCACACATATTTCGATCTTTCTTTTCCACTGCTGAGGCATGctgtaaaattaataaaatgaagagTTAAAtccttatttgcattttttgcttGAGAAGCTATACGTTTTCAACTGACATTATATAATGCTGTAACTGCATAAGTAGGCactaaacatttacttttatttcattttgttcgCAATAAAATTGGAACACACCAGCTTTCAGCCCTCCCATCCACCATATGGGGTTGGGGAGAAAATCAACATATTGAAAGAGTCACATGACTTCTGAATGTTCCCTAATTGCTGGAACTGATTATGTTACAACTCCCTGTGTTGCGATTCCCTGGTCTCCTTGAATTGTCTTTCTTCTCCAACTAATCATAACCactggtataaaaaaaacaataataataacaattacaataataaataaaaatataagaaCATAAATAGACATGTTAAACTATGTTTgtactgtttctgtttcttagacaaataatattttaaaataaatttaactgaAAATTCTGCTGACCTTTTACTGTCCAGGGTACACCCCGGCTCTCGCCTGTGACTGCTAAAGATACAGGCACCAGTTCACTCATGAGCAGagatgggttagggttaggtttttttctttttagaaaagtctttcttttgtctttagtgCCTTTAGTGAAtcctttgtctttaaaataccaggatTTGagcataaccttatatttttgtctgtctgattacatattttttaaatattaaatcatcggctgttatgattagttactcagtacttgagtatcCTTATTATTGAATACTTTTTACTCTTAGAGtcatttcttggctgacaactttttacttttatgtgaGTAAAACTACGTTCAAGTAGTACCCACCTCTGCCCACGACCCTGCACGGATAAGTAAGTAAAGATGATGGATGGCtgtatgaatggatggatgactgcatttaaaaaaatagtcaaTTAACAAAGTACAAGCTTTTGTGGGAACTTAAATATTAGGAGTCAAAAATGCAAGGTaagagtaattttttttcaaacacacttgaaaacaaaacacttgACACTTTTCTGTAAATGTAAACTGAATTTTGAAAGGTTTGAGACACAATTTTAGAGATGGACGTCCtacaaatcaaaaataaattacagtgaACCTTTCATCAAAAGttagtaattttttaaatatattcacaaaaaatataattggCAGCACATAGGATATGTGATAtgcctttttattcaaaaattgTCTTTGCAAATtgaccaataataataaaagttataataaaCTATCCACTtgcatatttattaaaaatgttttagtaaaaATATCTTTACAGCATCAAATACAAACCAAACTCACAAAAAGCTTAATTGACCCAAAACAATGCCTCTTTTCAATGAGTCTTACAATACAAATTTTCATAACAGCATATCTGTGACAAGTCATAGGAAGTTAGTTACAATACAGTGAGATATATTTCTTCTCATATCACAAAGTCTTTTGAtctaaaaagcagaaatgagtGAGCGAGAAGGTAAGAGGAAAAAGTTAACAATGGAAAAAGCTCCCCGTTTTGCTCCGTGCGTCATAATTTCTAAAGGTCTTGTATTGGAAAATTGAGGATTTTTATATGACTCATCACCCTACAAACAAGACTATATCATTGGTATTTTCACAACTTCCCCCCATTTTGTACTGTATTGCTATTCCCAGTGGATTTCTTGACTTCGACCCTCATAGACTGACTCTCTGTCCGAGACTCGAGCTTCATCCCGCTCGAGATGCCTGTGGATCCTAGTGCAGCTTTCCCCGTCTTGAGGCTCTTTGACATTGGGATGCGGGTAAGTCCTGTGCGGGGTGACTGGACATCATGCCCGATCTGTTTGTCAAAAGGTAGAGAAAACTTCTCAGGTAGGTAATGAAAACAAAGACGTAAAATCTGATCAAGCACCGAAAAACTGGTATTCTAAAATACTgaacatagtaaaaaaaaaatgaagcaaaattAAAAGTCTATTCATTCTGCTCGTTCTGTTCAATTTCGGTGGGCATCAGATGCACTGATAGAGTGACAATGGTGTATACATATTATGTATACACCTAGGTGCGTTCTATCACCCCATCCATCTTATTCCCAAAGAGCATATTATGCGTTTTACCATAACAACAAGTCCagttaaacctgttttttttttaatttcttgctATAATGAGATATGACTAATACAATTAAATATCgagtgaaacaatgaaatacCAGCAACCTTGAGTGTACTCTTCCTAGGGATATAAAACACATGCAGCTCAGATGATAAGATAAACCCCTAGATTTGGTTCAAGGAATTAGACAACAAGAGATTTTATATCTAATAGATGGTCCAAATGGCAAAGGGAAAGTAAATTGAGATGCCAATCTGGATTTTGTTAAAAGGAAATTACCAAATCAGGCCtggaacaataataaaaaaataataataactgtaAAATTGCCCTGCTTTAGCCTTGAATGCTTTGCCACTTTACTGACAATTATTTAAATAGACAAAGTATTGCAATATTGCCAAAATATTGCATTATTTTAATCTTCTGCCACTAGATCCCGTGGCACCCCCAGTTCTTACAACACCTGTTAAATCTAACACAGTTCAGATTGGAAAAACTTTGTAAAAATGATCTAAAGTGTCACCTGTCACTTTTTGAGAAATGACAGACCCAGTTctgaaagcataaaaaaatgtaGCTTCTAAAGGCTCACACCCCCTATGTTAATGCAAAACTTACTGTGTTTTGGATGGGTCTTGATGATGTGGATACCACATTGGATATTGTAATACTGCTTGACACTTTGCTTTGCACGTTCCTGGTAGCAGTTGTGGTGATCTGGCGAGGGGAACGCAAAACTGTCCCAGTTGACAGTGTCAGTTCTTTGCTTTCTGCCACACTAGCTACCGGTCTGACCACCATCTTTGGGTGGATGCTGTTGCCTAGGTGAATGTGAATCTTGTTGTCATCTGTGGAGGTGATGATACTAGCGCTGTTGTGGCCCTTTCGGACAGGAACTGGAACCATCTGCTTCTCAGGGGTGACCTTGAACACAGCCCGGCCCATGGTCATCTCCTGGGGCTCTGGAGAGGTAGATGCCTCAGGCACTACAGTGGTGCTCATTGTCATTACCGGAACTGGAGAAAGGGGTCTAGCCAAGGTAGAAGAAGAGGTCTGGCCAGTTTCTGGAGATTTGGCCCTGGATATGGTTGTGATTGTGACTGGAGACTTGGCTCTTGCAGGGCCCTGAGGTCCAGTGGGAGTCTTTCTCCGTGTTGTTGGAACAGAGTAGGTGGGAATGATAGTAATTCTGGATTTTGGTTGAGATGGGTTAGGGCTAAGCGAAGCTGCATTTGGCAAAACTTGGTCAGCGGTTGGGCTGCTGATTTCAAGTGTGGCCCTGTTGTTGTGGTGATCAGGTGTTACCCGGATATGCAAAGGCTGCCCTTGGTTTTGAGGCATGGTTAATTTCGAGGAAACCTGTTCCCCGCTAATATGGAGCGGCTTTTCTAAGTTGGTTTCTTGAGGAGTGCTGTCCTTTTTCCTCATCCAAGGAATCCAGGATTTTTTGATGCTAAAGTCACCGCTAGACGAATGGCAGCGCTCAACAGCGTTGCCTTTTTCGGGCTTCTTCAGAGATTTCTGTCGGATGTTATTCATAATGTGATTCTCCTCTTGAACAGACTTCCTGATAAACACAGCTGGTGTGTCTTCCTCTGTTGGTTCCGTAGGTGATGGGTCTGTCTGTACTGCAGTGGATGTGATGGCCACATCCATCATTCTCCTTCCATTTAAGCTTGGTCGAAGTGCTCGGCTTTGGCGCTTAGCTAACTCTAGCTCTTTGGTGAGATGGAAAACCTCCATGCCCATGTTCTTGGCCTTCTCTTCCTCTTCCAAGAATCTCTGTTGTAATACGGAGAAGTCCACTTGAAGCTGAGAAAGTTGGTCTTCTTTGTGCATCAGTTCATGGATCTTCTCCTTGAGAGCAATCACATCAGCTTGTAGTTCTCGGTTTTTGGCCTCCTCTCTATTGCATTTCTGCCGTAGGTCTTCCTCTTGGCTTTCTTCTTCCCCTTTTTCAACGGCTTTGTTCCGTGCAATCTGAGTCTTCATTTGTTCCACTTGCTGGGAAAGAACGTTTGCTTTTTCCTGCTCGGTCATGAATCTTTTCTCCAAAATATCATACTGATCCTCCGTCTTGATCAAGTCTCCTTCAACTACTTCCAGTTGTTTGAGACGGTTTTTCAAGCTCTCTATTTCAAATGTTAGCtctttaactttgttattcTCTTTCCCTTCAGGATCAGTGATTTTTCCTCGATCACACATAACCGAATTCCTCGCAGATAGCTTTTCTGCTTGTTCAAACATGTCTAGCCTCTTTTTCATTTGACTGATCTTCATATTAAGATCCTCAGTTTGATCAGTTTGACAAGCTAGCTTAGCGCTGAGCTCCCCCTTCTCTTTGGTTAAAGTCTCAACTTTGGTTTCCATCTCAGATTTCAGTTTCAGAAGCCTTTTGCTCTCTTCGATCAGTCTCTCGGTCACCTCCATCACCCGACCCTGCTCAAGTTTAACAACCTTGCTCAaatcctcctttttcttttcttctgacTTCACAGTTTCCATCAGTGTCTTTCGTTCATCCATTAGTGCAGCTGTCAGGGCCTTAAGCTTCCGCAGGTCGTCCTTAAGCGTCAACTCACACTTTTCTAATTTGAGTTCAGATGACTCAAGCTCTTTCATTCGGATCTTGAGAGCTACAACCTCATCTGAAAGCTCTTTGGTCAGGCCTTTCTCTCTTTCTAAAGCAGTTTGTATCTGCGCGCACTCAGCTTTGCTAACACTAAAGGCTTCCTCCAGTTTTTCCAAATCCATCATTCTGTTTCGCAGCTTCTCCACCTCCAGCCTGAGCTCTTTGCTCTTACTATTCTCCTCTTCTAGCCTCTTCCTCAGCTCCTTACATTGATTCTCTGTCTTGGTAATCTCTTCATCCTTTCCTTCCATCTCAAGCACTCGCTTGCGCAGGCTCTCCAGCTCCACAATCAAGTTAGAGCTGCCGTACTCCCCTTTGCTGATGCTCCCTCTTAACTCCTGCATTTCCTCCTCAGATTTTCTCAAGGCTGTGTTGCTTTCCTCTAGCTCCTCGATTGTGCGCGTAAGCTCCAAAACCTTGGCGTTGAGATGACGGTTGTGGAGCTCCAGAGTGGACAGCTTGGTGCTCATCTCTTCATGCTGTTGGGTGATCCTACAGGATTTCTCCTTTAGCTCAGCCTCCAGGCTCTGCACCCTGTTACCGTCCTCCTGAGCACGCTCCTTGGCTTCATTCAGAGCTTGGTCTCGCTGCTGGAGC
This Fundulus heteroclitus isolate FHET01 chromosome 19, MU-UCD_Fhet_4.1, whole genome shotgun sequence DNA region includes the following protein-coding sequences:
- the LOC105925952 gene encoding filamin-A-interacting protein 1 isoform X2 — protein: MCWRREGSKTHRRLARTGVGLVWDLGLKKLLENEKAYQARKEKEHSKRLAKVREELVKLKSFALMLVNERQQHLELMDQQSQRVQEISLQLQQRDQALNEAKERAQEDGNRVQSLEAELKEKSCRITQQHEEMSTKLSTLELHNRHLNAKVLELTRTIEELEESNTALRKSEEEMQELRGSISKGEYGSSNLIVELESLRKRVLEMEGKDEEITKTENQCKELRKRLEEENSKSKELRLEVEKLRNRMMDLEKLEEAFSVSKAECAQIQTALEREKGLTKELSDEVVALKIRMKELESSELKLEKCELTLKDDLRKLKALTAALMDERKTLMETVKSEEKKKEDLSKVVKLEQGRVMEVTERLIEESKRLLKLKSEMETKVETLTKEKGELSAKLACQTDQTEDLNMKISQMKKRLDMFEQAEKLSARNSVMCDRGKITDPEGKENNKVKELTFEIESLKNRLKQLEVVEGDLIKTEDQYDILEKRFMTEQEKANVLSQQVEQMKTQIARNKAVEKGEEESQEEDLRQKCNREEAKNRELQADVIALKEKIHELMHKEDQLSQLQVDFSVLQQRFLEEEEKAKNMGMEVFHLTKELELAKRQSRALRPSLNGRRMMDVAITSTAVQTDPSPTEPTEEDTPAVFIRKSVQEENHIMNNIRQKSLKKPEKGNAVERCHSSSGDFSIKKSWIPWMRKKDSTPQETNLEKPLHISGEQVSSKLTMPQNQGQPLHIRVTPDHHNNRATLEISSPTADQVLPNAASLSPNPSQPKSRITIIPTYSVPTTRRKTPTGPQGPARAKSPVTITTISRAKSPETGQTSSSTLARPLSPVPVMTMSTTVVPEASTSPEPQEMTMGRAVFKVTPEKQMVPVPVRKGHNSASIITSTDDNKIHIHLGNSIHPKMVVRPVASVAESKELTLSTGTVLRSPRQITTTATRNVQSKVSSSITISNVVSTSSRPIQNTIGHDVQSPRTGLTRIPMSKSLKTGKAALGSTGISSGMKLESRTESQSMRVEVKKSTGNSNTVQNGGKL
- the LOC105925952 gene encoding filamin-A-interacting protein 1 isoform X1, producing the protein MRSKSNGVESPSDGVLGVPPGDPDINEEQDVGLPLKSLKGKVQQREGVEEAEVISDKEKLLLDSTETGNKTGNITDLSKQDLLKLLGIMEGEVQAREDVICMLKSQQTGPETLESQYGCAVPAPALKALQRDSFISGSQPGNNNVYQKPMVELKRLQEKHKDTYRRMLGQLLLAERCHRRTVHELEAEKRKHADYMNKSDDFTNLLEQERERLKKLLENEKAYQARKEKEHSKRLAKVREELVKLKSFALMLVNERQQHLELMDQQSQRVQEISLQLQQRDQALNEAKERAQEDGNRVQSLEAELKEKSCRITQQHEEMSTKLSTLELHNRHLNAKVLELTRTIEELEESNTALRKSEEEMQELRGSISKGEYGSSNLIVELESLRKRVLEMEGKDEEITKTENQCKELRKRLEEENSKSKELRLEVEKLRNRMMDLEKLEEAFSVSKAECAQIQTALEREKGLTKELSDEVVALKIRMKELESSELKLEKCELTLKDDLRKLKALTAALMDERKTLMETVKSEEKKKEDLSKVVKLEQGRVMEVTERLIEESKRLLKLKSEMETKVETLTKEKGELSAKLACQTDQTEDLNMKISQMKKRLDMFEQAEKLSARNSVMCDRGKITDPEGKENNKVKELTFEIESLKNRLKQLEVVEGDLIKTEDQYDILEKRFMTEQEKANVLSQQVEQMKTQIARNKAVEKGEEESQEEDLRQKCNREEAKNRELQADVIALKEKIHELMHKEDQLSQLQVDFSVLQQRFLEEEEKAKNMGMEVFHLTKELELAKRQSRALRPSLNGRRMMDVAITSTAVQTDPSPTEPTEEDTPAVFIRKSVQEENHIMNNIRQKSLKKPEKGNAVERCHSSSGDFSIKKSWIPWMRKKDSTPQETNLEKPLHISGEQVSSKLTMPQNQGQPLHIRVTPDHHNNRATLEISSPTADQVLPNAASLSPNPSQPKSRITIIPTYSVPTTRRKTPTGPQGPARAKSPVTITTISRAKSPETGQTSSSTLARPLSPVPVMTMSTTVVPEASTSPEPQEMTMGRAVFKVTPEKQMVPVPVRKGHNSASIITSTDDNKIHIHLGNSIHPKMVVRPVASVAESKELTLSTGTVLRSPRQITTTATRNVQSKVSSSITISNVVSTSSRPIQNTIGHDVQSPRTGLTRIPMSKSLKTGKAALGSTGISSGMKLESRTESQSMRVEVKKSTGNSNTVQNGGKL